The Bombus pascuorum chromosome 11, iyBomPasc1.1, whole genome shotgun sequence genome has a window encoding:
- the LOC132911744 gene encoding uncharacterized protein LOC132911744 isoform X2, producing the protein MRGRISVFCAAMVATVMLCRSSGQVYAGTDWLRGLHENIGALNRNIQHNVMQLNQRIQETVQANSAQIHRVTEKLNEELAHGPASVHKIGGNNVIISNNDGMKIVHSGRTSDGKPYVRESTDKIVGDILRHVERIYDPTMNTSKVLGYTLDLKDPDAKPIPISEFA; encoded by the exons ATGAGAGGACGAATCAGCGTATTTTGCGCCGCGATGGTCGCTACGGTGATGTTGTGCAG GTCCAGTGGACAAGTATACGCGGGAACGGATTGGCTGAGGGGTCTCCATGAGAATATCGGGGCGCTGAATAGAAACATTCAGCACAATGTAATGCAACTGAATCAACGGATACAAGAAACCGTGCAAGCAAACTCAGCGCAGATTCATCGGGTAACGGAAAAACTGAATGAAGAATTAG CTCATGGTCCAGCTTCGGTGCACAAAATTGGAGGCAATAACGTGATTATATCTAACAACGATGGAATGAAGATCGTTCATTCTGGTCGCACCTCGGACGGAAAACCGTACGTTCGCGAGAGCACGGATAAAATCGTGGGCGACATTCTTCGACACGTGGAAAGAATTTACGACCCTACTATGAATACCTCAAAGGTGCTAGGCTACACGTTGGACTTGAAGGATCCCGACGCGAAGCCTATTCCGATAAGCGAATTTGCTTAA
- the LOC132911744 gene encoding uncharacterized protein LOC132911744 isoform X1, with protein sequence MRGRISVFCAAMVATVMLCSRSSGQVYAGTDWLRGLHENIGALNRNIQHNVMQLNQRIQETVQANSAQIHRVTEKLNEELAHGPASVHKIGGNNVIISNNDGMKIVHSGRTSDGKPYVRESTDKIVGDILRHVERIYDPTMNTSKVLGYTLDLKDPDAKPIPISEFA encoded by the exons ATGAGAGGACGAATCAGCGTATTTTGCGCCGCGATGGTCGCTACGGTGATGTTGTGCAG CAGGTCCAGTGGACAAGTATACGCGGGAACGGATTGGCTGAGGGGTCTCCATGAGAATATCGGGGCGCTGAATAGAAACATTCAGCACAATGTAATGCAACTGAATCAACGGATACAAGAAACCGTGCAAGCAAACTCAGCGCAGATTCATCGGGTAACGGAAAAACTGAATGAAGAATTAG CTCATGGTCCAGCTTCGGTGCACAAAATTGGAGGCAATAACGTGATTATATCTAACAACGATGGAATGAAGATCGTTCATTCTGGTCGCACCTCGGACGGAAAACCGTACGTTCGCGAGAGCACGGATAAAATCGTGGGCGACATTCTTCGACACGTGGAAAGAATTTACGACCCTACTATGAATACCTCAAAGGTGCTAGGCTACACGTTGGACTTGAAGGATCCCGACGCGAAGCCTATTCCGATAAGCGAATTTGCTTAA